One stretch of Candidatus Baltobacteraceae bacterium DNA includes these proteins:
- a CDS encoding HAD-IIB family hydrolase: protein MRFHALAVDFDGTLAHDSRVAEQALEALRALRKSGRRSILATGRILDDLRGVYKNLELFDAVVAENGAVLFDPASGKTELLAPPPSEKFVEALRARGVAPLEVGHVIVATWQPHEAAVLETIRELGLDLTVIFNKGAVMVLPSGINKATGLEKQLEAFKLSFHNVAGIGDAENDLRFLERCEASAAVSNALDSVKEQCDLVMEGDHGHGVRQFIEQIIEDDLASQSERIDRRHRIALGKLQDGVLDVSVACRGVLIAGTSGGGKSTMASAIIERVAEGGYQYTILDPEGDFSDLEGAIAVGDAESEPNLATVSDVITSGQNSVISLVAIKVDDRAVQARQLLSRIAELRARFGRPHWLIIDEAHHFFPAAAKSSSDSLEPCLGVLYTTTEPQLVATEALRCVDVVIAMGEEPRATIDAARKQLGIEGSIGGASVPKKLRRGEALVWRRSDPETLAHIETIAGKSERRRHARKYAKGELAEEKSFYFTGPKRKLNLRAQNLFTFVQMAEGVDDETWTYHLKRHDYSGWVREMIGDDDLAAEFRATESERKLSPSEGRKRIAEAVRERYTVG from the coding sequence ATGCGCTTTCATGCCCTCGCGGTGGACTTCGATGGAACGCTCGCACACGACAGCCGAGTGGCCGAGCAGGCACTCGAGGCGCTGCGGGCATTGCGGAAATCCGGCCGCCGTTCCATCCTCGCGACCGGTCGTATCCTCGACGACCTGCGCGGCGTCTACAAGAACCTCGAGTTGTTCGACGCCGTCGTCGCGGAGAATGGCGCGGTTCTCTTCGACCCGGCTAGCGGCAAGACCGAACTGCTTGCACCGCCGCCGTCCGAAAAGTTCGTCGAGGCGCTGCGTGCGCGCGGCGTCGCGCCGCTCGAGGTCGGGCACGTGATCGTTGCGACGTGGCAGCCGCATGAAGCTGCGGTGCTGGAGACGATACGCGAGCTCGGGCTCGATCTGACGGTTATCTTCAACAAGGGCGCCGTCATGGTATTGCCTTCCGGCATCAACAAAGCGACCGGACTCGAAAAGCAGCTCGAGGCTTTCAAGCTTTCATTCCACAACGTAGCCGGTATCGGCGACGCAGAAAACGATCTGCGTTTCCTGGAACGCTGCGAAGCATCGGCTGCAGTCTCCAACGCTCTGGACAGCGTCAAAGAGCAATGTGACCTTGTGATGGAAGGCGATCACGGACACGGCGTTCGCCAATTCATCGAGCAGATCATCGAGGACGATCTTGCATCGCAATCCGAGCGTATCGATCGCCGTCATCGTATCGCGCTCGGGAAGTTGCAAGACGGAGTGCTCGACGTATCGGTCGCGTGCCGCGGCGTCCTGATCGCGGGAACTTCCGGCGGTGGAAAGTCGACGATGGCGAGCGCAATCATTGAACGCGTCGCGGAAGGCGGCTATCAATATACGATCTTGGATCCCGAAGGTGATTTTTCCGACCTCGAAGGCGCGATCGCCGTCGGCGATGCGGAGAGCGAACCCAATCTCGCGACGGTCAGCGACGTCATCACCTCCGGTCAGAACAGCGTAATCTCGCTCGTCGCGATCAAAGTTGACGATCGCGCCGTGCAGGCACGGCAGCTGCTCAGCCGCATCGCCGAGTTACGAGCGCGCTTCGGGCGCCCGCATTGGCTGATCATCGATGAGGCGCATCATTTTTTCCCGGCCGCCGCGAAATCGTCGTCTGATTCGCTCGAGCCGTGTCTCGGCGTCCTGTACACGACGACCGAGCCGCAGCTGGTCGCGACCGAGGCCCTCCGCTGCGTTGACGTCGTTATCGCGATGGGTGAAGAGCCGCGTGCAACAATCGACGCGGCCCGAAAGCAGCTGGGCATCGAAGGCTCGATCGGCGGCGCCTCCGTTCCGAAAAAGCTGCGCCGCGGTGAAGCGCTGGTTTGGCGGCGCAGCGACCCTGAAACGCTTGCTCACATCGAGACGATTGCCGGAAAGTCCGAACGCCGGCGCCACGCGCGAAAATACGCCAAGGGCGAATTGGCGGAAGAGAAGTCGTTCTATTTCACGGGGCCAAAGCGCAAGCTCAATCTCCGCGCGCAGAACCTCTTTACGTTCGTGCAGATGGCGGAAGGCGTCGATGACGAGACGTGGACGTACCACTTAAAACGCCACGATTATTCAGGCTGGGTTCGCGAGATGATCGGCGACGACGATCTCGCTGCTGAATTCCGTGCAACCGAAAGCGAACGCAAGCTCAGCCCCAGCGAAGGCCGTAAACGCATCGCCGAGGCTGTGCGCGAACGCTATACGGTAGGTTAG
- a CDS encoding hydroxyacid dehydrogenase has product MYDPTGADQLRQAGCRVTIIGASDDDKLAEALADARGLWVRYPQKVTPQVLDAAPKLQVVSTSGFGYDNIDIDAATQCGILVVNQRGFGRIPVSEHTVMLILALARRFTWSEGATRDGSGWEKRTDYPIFELGGKTVGIVGLGYIGSELARKLRVGFGCNVIGYDPYVDPRIPQLLHINRVSSLDEMLPEVRFLCLCLELTGDTKNFIGAKELAKLPKDAYVVNTSRGGVLDLEALTSALEAGQIAGAALDVFQPEPLSPTHRLFKMTNVIVTPHNAGLTTETNERSTRSAVEQILAAMDGNLPAFPKNPQAWENAKSRRHGLVHA; this is encoded by the coding sequence ATGTACGATCCGACGGGTGCGGATCAACTACGCCAGGCAGGCTGCCGCGTTACGATCATCGGGGCTTCGGACGACGATAAGTTGGCCGAAGCTCTGGCGGACGCGCGCGGCCTTTGGGTCCGCTATCCGCAAAAGGTAACGCCGCAGGTCCTCGATGCGGCGCCGAAGCTGCAAGTCGTCTCGACGTCCGGCTTCGGCTACGACAACATCGACATCGATGCCGCCACGCAGTGTGGGATTCTGGTCGTGAACCAGCGCGGCTTCGGGCGAATTCCCGTCTCCGAACATACCGTTATGTTGATACTTGCACTCGCGCGCCGCTTCACATGGTCGGAAGGCGCAACGCGGGATGGCAGCGGCTGGGAGAAACGAACCGACTACCCGATCTTCGAGCTCGGCGGAAAGACCGTCGGGATCGTCGGCCTCGGCTATATCGGTTCCGAATTGGCGCGCAAGCTGCGCGTGGGATTCGGCTGCAACGTCATTGGCTACGATCCGTATGTCGATCCGCGCATTCCGCAACTGTTGCACATCAATCGCGTCAGCTCGCTCGATGAGATGCTGCCGGAAGTGCGGTTCTTGTGCTTGTGCCTCGAGCTGACCGGCGATACGAAAAACTTTATCGGTGCAAAAGAGCTTGCGAAGCTTCCGAAGGATGCCTATGTCGTCAACACGTCGCGTGGCGGCGTGCTCGACCTCGAAGCGTTGACATCGGCTCTCGAAGCCGGGCAAATTGCCGGTGCCGCACTCGACGTGTTTCAACCCGAACCCTTATCGCCGACGCACCGTCTGTTCAAAATGACGAACGTCATCGTGACGCCGCATAATGCGGGACTCACGACGGAAACCAACGAGCGCAGCACGCGTTCCGCGGTCGAGCAAATCCTCGCGGCAATGGACGGCAACCTGCCGGCGTTCCCGAAGAATCCGCAAGCGTGGGAAAACGCGAAATCGCGCCGGCACGGTCTCGTCCATGCCTGA
- a CDS encoding class II fumarate hydratase: protein MSGNGSSTRLEKDTMGEMQVPATALWGAGTQRAVLNFPISDRRFPRRFIKALGLIKKAAAQTNGELGLVPKDIVNAIVGAAQEVADGGLDEHFVLDIYQTGSGTSTNMNANEVISNRAIQKLGGVLGSKKPVHPNDHVNFGQSSNDVIPTALHVGAVMAIDEVLLPGLRELKSALDAKSKEFWGVIKTGRTHLQDATPIRLGQEFLGYAGQIERAVERANHAKKELSEVALGGTAVGTGINTHPEFAKRATARLSKDVGSEIRETTNHFQSQSTLDNAVEASGSMRTIAVSMFKIANDIRWIGSGPRAGIGEITLPEVQPGSSIMPGKVNPVIAESVMMVCAQVIGNDATIGFGGASGNFEINLMMPVVAHNLINSIELLGAAAANFAKQTISGIQATGQGPAMVERGLSMCTSLAPIIGYDAAAAIAKEAAKTGETVREVALRKTDLDAEKLKEILDPMLMTEPSADRVGAGGG from the coding sequence ATGAGCGGAAACGGATCCTCGACCCGGCTTGAAAAGGACACGATGGGCGAGATGCAGGTACCGGCCACAGCATTGTGGGGTGCCGGCACGCAGCGAGCCGTCCTCAACTTTCCGATCAGCGACCGACGCTTTCCACGGCGCTTCATCAAAGCGCTTGGGTTGATCAAGAAGGCTGCCGCGCAAACCAACGGCGAGCTCGGCCTCGTACCGAAGGACATCGTCAACGCCATCGTCGGCGCGGCGCAAGAAGTCGCCGACGGCGGACTCGACGAGCATTTCGTTCTCGACATCTATCAAACCGGAAGCGGCACGTCGACGAACATGAACGCGAACGAGGTCATCTCGAATCGCGCGATTCAAAAACTCGGCGGAGTTCTCGGGTCGAAGAAACCCGTGCATCCCAACGATCACGTCAACTTCGGACAAAGCTCGAATGACGTGATTCCGACCGCGCTTCACGTCGGCGCAGTGATGGCAATCGACGAAGTGCTACTTCCCGGTCTACGCGAGCTCAAATCCGCGCTCGATGCGAAGAGCAAAGAGTTTTGGGGCGTCATCAAAACCGGACGCACGCATCTGCAAGACGCAACGCCGATTCGCCTGGGTCAGGAGTTTCTCGGTTACGCCGGACAAATCGAGCGCGCGGTCGAGCGCGCCAATCACGCCAAGAAAGAACTCTCGGAAGTCGCGCTCGGCGGAACGGCCGTCGGAACCGGGATCAACACGCACCCGGAGTTCGCGAAGCGCGCGACCGCGCGCTTGAGCAAAGACGTCGGCAGCGAGATTCGTGAGACCACCAATCATTTTCAATCACAGTCTACCCTCGATAACGCCGTTGAGGCGAGCGGCTCAATGCGCACGATCGCCGTATCGATGTTCAAGATCGCAAACGACATTCGCTGGATCGGTTCCGGTCCGCGTGCCGGAATCGGCGAGATCACGCTACCCGAAGTACAGCCCGGAAGCTCGATCATGCCGGGCAAAGTCAATCCGGTCATCGCCGAATCGGTGATGATGGTGTGCGCGCAAGTCATCGGCAACGACGCGACGATCGGATTCGGCGGTGCCAGCGGCAACTTCGAAATCAATCTGATGATGCCGGTCGTCGCCCACAACCTCATCAATTCGATCGAATTGCTCGGGGCAGCGGCGGCAAATTTCGCGAAGCAGACCATCAGCGGCATCCAGGCGACGGGCCAAGGCCCGGCAATGGTCGAGCGCGGCCTCTCGATGTGCACGAGCCTTGCGCCGATCATCGGCTACGACGCGGCTGCTGCGATTGCAAAGGAAGCCGCGAAAACGGGCGAGACCGTACGCGAGGTCGCCCTGCGCAAGACGGATCTCGACGCGGAGAAGCTCAAAGAAATCCTCGATCCGATGCTGATGACCGAACCCAGCGCCGATCGCGTCGGCGCCGGCGGCGGCTAA
- a CDS encoding O-methyltransferase, whose protein sequence is MDESRKKLADELYVRNKAHDDALADRLLRFRSVDPPVAQLLGILVRARNAQHILEIGTSSGYSTIWLADAAEETEGSVLTVDTDPERTEYARKNLQSAGVLDRVTLRTEDAASTLASSRSGYWDFIFLDAERPAYPEYLPHLVRSLSPHGILAIDNVISHQSELVEFTRMVEAETRLTQTVVAIGAGLRVAVRG, encoded by the coding sequence ATGGATGAATCGCGCAAGAAGTTAGCCGACGAGCTGTATGTTCGCAACAAAGCACATGACGACGCCCTGGCTGACCGGCTTTTACGCTTTCGCAGCGTCGATCCACCGGTCGCTCAGCTCTTAGGAATTCTGGTGCGGGCGCGCAACGCGCAGCACATCCTCGAGATCGGAACGTCGAGCGGCTATTCAACGATTTGGCTGGCCGACGCCGCAGAAGAAACGGAGGGCTCGGTATTAACCGTCGACACCGATCCCGAACGCACCGAATACGCGCGCAAGAACTTGCAAAGCGCGGGTGTGCTCGACCGCGTCACGTTGAGAACGGAAGACGCGGCCTCGACCCTAGCCTCGTCGCGCAGCGGTTATTGGGACTTCATCTTCCTCGACGCCGAGCGCCCCGCATATCCCGAGTACTTGCCGCATCTCGTGCGTAGTCTTTCGCCGCACGGCATCCTCGCAATCGACAACGTCATCTCGCACCAAAGCGAGCTGGTCGAATTCACTCGCATGGTTGAAGCTGAAACACGGCTGACCCAAACGGTCGTCGCAATTGGTGCCGGTTTGCGCGTCGCCGTTCGCGGCTAG
- a CDS encoding SDR family NAD(P)-dependent oxidoreductase yields the protein MNSKTQVSFTCDLRGKTAFVTGGSSGIGAHLAGELAAAGARVIVAARREQELAKVVAAIEQRGGTALAVRMDVTDSESVENGFLVAERELGVADVLLNNAGITIVKPALDARVEDWDNVISTNLRGPFLVAQAFARRLIAHSSPGSIINIGSIMGARVAGGLTSYAAAKAGLHHLTRALALEWARYNIRVNAIAPGYIMTDMTRDFFASPQGEAIAKRVPQRRIGELDNLVAPILLLASDASTYMTGAVVPVDGGHLVSTL from the coding sequence ATGAATTCAAAGACGCAAGTTTCTTTTACCTGCGACCTGCGCGGCAAGACGGCGTTCGTCACCGGCGGTTCGAGCGGGATTGGCGCGCACCTTGCGGGCGAACTGGCCGCTGCGGGCGCGCGCGTCATCGTCGCTGCACGGCGCGAGCAAGAACTGGCAAAGGTTGTCGCCGCGATCGAGCAGCGTGGCGGCACAGCTCTCGCCGTTCGAATGGACGTAACCGATTCTGAGAGCGTTGAGAACGGTTTTCTCGTGGCCGAACGGGAGCTGGGAGTCGCCGACGTGCTGCTCAACAACGCCGGCATCACCATCGTCAAACCCGCACTCGATGCGCGTGTCGAGGATTGGGATAATGTCATCAGCACAAACCTTCGCGGTCCGTTTCTGGTCGCCCAAGCCTTTGCGCGACGTCTCATCGCACATTCATCTCCCGGTTCGATCATCAACATCGGTTCGATCATGGGCGCACGCGTGGCCGGCGGTCTGACATCATATGCTGCAGCCAAAGCCGGACTGCATCATCTCACCCGGGCGCTTGCGCTCGAATGGGCGCGCTACAACATTCGCGTCAATGCAATAGCGCCCGGCTACATCATGACCGACATGACACGTGACTTTTTTGCATCGCCGCAAGGCGAGGCCATCGCAAAACGCGTTCCGCAGCGGCGCATCGGCGAGCTCGACAATCTGGTCGCGCCTATATTGTTGCTCGCATCCGATGCATCGACATATATGACCGGCGCCGTCGTCCCCGTCGACGGCGGGCATCTCGTCAGTACGCTGTGA
- a CDS encoding serine hydrolase, whose protein sequence is MKRSYAISLASGFALSPRLAGADEAINAEQRASLTQVIAEASEAPQTVGFSVAISRDGSIAYQAARGSRNLDPKLPATLDTWYCIGSVTKQFTAALVMQLVDAKKLALDDKLATVLPAFPHASEVTLRQLLSHTSGIIDYADAVYTEGLDKEPNVQPAALVALIADKPLMSPPGTLWAYSNTNYLALGLTIEKLYGKPYAQVLHERIAQPLGIAITANTPKGDNVARGYTAAVKPTPVQTADVSWAYAAGEIFATTAGLLAWDRALFSGRVVSRESLTAMTTPVKLSDGHSTDYGFGLFVVTIRGHRIISHSGGLPGFSAQNLVCPEDGIAIATLANTIDFSLALPATKIADVLLPGIDAALETQTKERVAELDDPAVRARARDWLDRLRTGKIDADQLTPQMAQALTPTVLKNAAAYLNAMGAITSFTLGGFQYQGGYRAYIYIATTASTQLKFQFMLDQQNKIAGLLLTP, encoded by the coding sequence GTGAAGCGCTCGTACGCCATCAGTCTCGCGAGCGGATTTGCACTGTCCCCGCGCCTTGCGGGCGCCGATGAGGCCATCAATGCCGAGCAGCGCGCATCGCTGACACAGGTGATCGCCGAGGCCAGTGAGGCGCCGCAGACCGTCGGGTTCAGCGTCGCGATCTCGCGTGACGGATCGATTGCGTATCAAGCTGCGCGCGGGAGCCGAAATCTCGATCCAAAACTGCCGGCGACGCTGGATACGTGGTATTGCATTGGGTCGGTTACGAAGCAATTCACGGCCGCGCTCGTTATGCAATTGGTCGACGCGAAGAAACTTGCGCTCGATGACAAGCTTGCAACGGTGCTGCCTGCTTTCCCGCACGCTTCGGAAGTGACGCTCCGCCAGCTACTGAGCCATACGAGCGGCATCATCGATTATGCGGATGCGGTTTACACGGAGGGGCTGGACAAAGAGCCGAACGTGCAGCCGGCAGCGCTCGTTGCGCTCATCGCCGATAAGCCGCTGATGTCGCCACCGGGTACGCTGTGGGCCTATTCGAACACGAACTATCTCGCGCTCGGACTCACGATCGAAAAGCTGTACGGAAAGCCGTACGCGCAAGTGCTCCACGAACGGATTGCGCAACCGCTCGGCATCGCGATCACGGCGAATACGCCCAAAGGAGACAACGTAGCGCGCGGTTATACCGCGGCCGTGAAGCCTACACCGGTCCAGACGGCCGACGTGAGCTGGGCGTACGCCGCCGGCGAGATCTTTGCGACGACTGCCGGCTTACTCGCATGGGACCGCGCACTTTTCTCGGGTCGCGTCGTCAGCCGTGAATCGCTGACTGCGATGACGACGCCGGTGAAGCTCTCAGACGGACACTCGACGGACTACGGTTTTGGGCTGTTTGTCGTTACTATTAGAGGTCATCGAATAATCTCGCACAGCGGTGGGTTACCGGGATTTTCCGCCCAGAACCTCGTGTGTCCCGAGGACGGCATCGCGATCGCCACGCTCGCGAACACAATCGACTTCAGCCTTGCGCTGCCCGCAACGAAAATCGCAGACGTCTTGCTGCCGGGCATCGACGCGGCGCTCGAGACGCAAACAAAGGAACGCGTTGCCGAGCTAGATGACCCAGCGGTGCGCGCACGCGCGCGCGACTGGCTGGACCGTCTGCGAACCGGAAAGATCGACGCCGACCAGTTGACGCCGCAGATGGCTCAAGCACTGACGCCCACGGTCCTCAAGAACGCCGCTGCGTACCTGAACGCAATGGGAGCGATAACCAGCTTCACATTGGGGGGCTTCCAATACCAGGGCGGATATCGCGCCTACATCTACATAGCGACCACGGCGAGCACGCAGCTAAAGTTTCAGTTCATGCTCGATCAGCAGAACAAAATCGCGGGACTCCTTCTTACGCCGTAG
- a CDS encoding phosphotransferase family protein, producing MTEFAERLQAFAARELGIREPLAFERILGGQSNPTWFVDAGKQRLVLRMQPPGELLPSAHALDRESRVIRALEGSGVAVPRVLTYSEDRSVVGTTFYLMERIDGRVFPHARLEGVNAIDRRAMYRSAAAMLAALHAVDWERAGLSDFGKHEDYFGRQVRRWSRQWEASRRREIPDLDRLITHLPKFIPKENPTVICHGDYRFGNLMYAPAATDVVGVLDWELSTLGDPMADVGYVCMPYHLPSGTQEGIAGLDHAALGIPSRDELVADYNAAAGEKRELLPFHIAFAFFRFAVIVAGIEDRAQRGNAAHPDAGKSFGRADLYSRVACELLGI from the coding sequence GTGACCGAATTCGCAGAGCGTTTGCAGGCGTTTGCCGCGCGCGAGCTCGGTATTCGCGAACCGCTGGCGTTCGAACGCATCCTCGGCGGTCAATCGAACCCGACGTGGTTCGTCGATGCCGGAAAGCAGCGCCTCGTCCTGCGCATGCAGCCTCCGGGCGAGCTTCTTCCGAGCGCGCATGCGCTCGATCGTGAATCGCGCGTTATTCGAGCTCTCGAAGGCAGCGGTGTTGCCGTTCCACGCGTGCTCACGTACAGCGAAGACCGTTCGGTCGTCGGCACGACATTCTATCTCATGGAACGAATCGATGGCCGCGTCTTCCCGCATGCGCGACTCGAAGGCGTTAACGCAATCGACCGGCGCGCAATGTACCGCTCGGCGGCGGCGATGCTGGCTGCATTGCACGCGGTTGATTGGGAGCGCGCCGGTCTCTCCGACTTCGGCAAACATGAAGACTACTTTGGACGCCAGGTTCGACGGTGGTCGCGGCAGTGGGAAGCTTCTCGCCGGCGCGAGATTCCTGATCTCGATCGTCTGATCACGCATCTTCCGAAATTTATCCCGAAAGAAAATCCAACCGTGATCTGCCATGGGGACTATCGCTTTGGAAACTTGATGTACGCGCCGGCTGCAACGGACGTCGTGGGCGTGCTCGATTGGGAACTATCAACGCTGGGTGATCCGATGGCCGACGTCGGCTATGTCTGCATGCCGTATCACTTGCCGTCCGGGACGCAAGAAGGCATCGCGGGGCTCGACCATGCGGCGCTCGGTATTCCGAGCCGAGATGAGCTCGTCGCCGACTACAATGCGGCCGCGGGTGAGAAGCGCGAGCTCTTGCCGTTCCATATCGCCTTTGCGTTTTTCAGATTCGCAGTCATCGTTGCCGGTATCGAAGATCGCGCACAGCGCGGCAACGCCGCTCACCCCGATGCGGGCAAGTCATTCGGTCGCGCCGATTTGTATTCGCGCGTCGCTTGCGAGCTGCTCGGAATCTAG
- a CDS encoding NAD-dependent succinate-semialdehyde dehydrogenase, translated as MLTVGPKTEFHKAFIDGKWIETSKRFSVTNPTTMEPFAEVADCGPEEARTAVNAAVRAFETWSKTTAYERAAILMKWHTLILDHADELARIMAHEMGKPVIEGRGEVKYAAAFASWFAEEAKRAYGEIIPTHDNNKRLFTMKKPVGPAYGITPWNFPAGMVTRKAAPALAAGCTFIMKPAEQTPLTALAIASLWEEAGGPPGTLQIITALDPVPVSEVIINDPRIRKVTFTGSTEVGKKLYAQSASTMKRISLELGGHAPYIIFEDADIDRAVTDVIACKFRNAGQVCVSANRIYVSERIYDKFADLLADKVVGIKVGNPLEEETRLGPLVDQQGFDKVKAHVDDAISKGAVARAGGKQKGASGLFFEPTVLTNISLEMRLLREETFGPVAPLLKFKDEAEVIKLANDTPYGLAGYLWTKDLGRAFRVAEALQYGIVGVNDPVPSAPHAPFGGVKDSGVGREGGHEGLNEYLEVRYISMGLP; from the coding sequence ATGCTGACGGTAGGGCCGAAGACTGAGTTCCACAAGGCGTTCATCGACGGGAAATGGATCGAGACTTCGAAGCGGTTCTCGGTCACGAATCCTACCACGATGGAGCCCTTCGCGGAGGTCGCCGATTGCGGCCCCGAAGAGGCACGAACCGCAGTGAATGCCGCGGTGCGCGCATTTGAAACGTGGTCGAAGACGACCGCGTACGAGCGCGCCGCGATTCTCATGAAGTGGCATACGCTGATTCTCGATCATGCGGACGAACTCGCGCGCATCATGGCGCACGAGATGGGCAAGCCCGTCATCGAAGGCCGCGGTGAAGTCAAATATGCAGCCGCGTTCGCGTCGTGGTTCGCCGAGGAAGCAAAACGCGCGTACGGAGAGATCATCCCGACGCACGATAACAACAAACGTCTCTTCACGATGAAGAAACCGGTCGGCCCGGCCTACGGCATCACGCCGTGGAACTTTCCGGCAGGCATGGTGACGCGCAAAGCTGCGCCGGCGCTTGCAGCCGGATGCACGTTCATCATGAAGCCTGCCGAGCAGACGCCGCTCACGGCACTTGCGATCGCGAGCCTCTGGGAAGAGGCCGGTGGACCACCCGGCACGCTGCAGATCATCACCGCGCTCGATCCGGTTCCCGTCTCCGAAGTGATCATCAACGATCCTCGCATCCGCAAGGTGACGTTCACGGGCAGCACCGAGGTCGGCAAGAAACTCTATGCGCAGTCGGCGTCGACGATGAAACGCATCTCGCTCGAGCTGGGCGGACACGCGCCGTACATCATCTTCGAGGACGCGGATATCGATCGCGCGGTCACCGACGTCATCGCGTGTAAATTCCGCAACGCCGGCCAAGTCTGCGTTTCGGCTAACCGCATCTACGTCTCGGAGAGAATCTACGATAAGTTTGCGGATCTTCTCGCCGATAAAGTCGTCGGCATCAAAGTCGGCAATCCACTCGAGGAAGAGACGCGCCTCGGACCGCTCGTCGATCAGCAAGGCTTCGACAAAGTGAAAGCACACGTTGACGACGCCATTTCCAAAGGCGCAGTTGCTCGCGCCGGCGGGAAACAGAAAGGCGCGAGCGGGCTCTTCTTCGAGCCGACCGTACTCACGAACATCAGTCTCGAGATGCGGTTGTTGCGCGAGGAAACGTTCGGTCCGGTTGCGCCTCTGCTGAAGTTCAAAGATGAAGCCGAAGTGATCAAGCTCGCGAACGACACGCCGTACGGCCTGGCCGGATATCTGTGGACGAAAGATCTCGGTCGTGCGTTCCGCGTCGCGGAAGCACTCCAATACGGAATCGTCGGCGTCAACGACCCGGTGCCGTCGGCACCGCACGCACCATTCGGCGGCGTGAAAGACTCCGGTGTCGGACGCGAAGGCGGGCATGAAGGCCTCAACGAGTACCTCGAGGTCCGCTACATCTCGATGGGCTTGCCGTAA
- a CDS encoding GntR family transcriptional regulator: MSATTLSDEVYERLRDEIVKGLIRPNERLVELDLAERLGVSRTPVRESLKRLSAEGLIHGGRHHLVVREHAPEEIREIYESRAALEGYASRLAAMRATQNEIDTIGSFHETDVKKLVRSPREHIVDVNDRFHDAIIEAAHNARLLDLIRRNREFYFNYRIARMYTDPEAENSLEGHSAIFRAIESRNPDAAEEATRAHVMQALEVTLCKLRAN; the protein is encoded by the coding sequence GTGAGCGCTACGACGCTTTCGGACGAGGTTTACGAACGTCTCCGCGACGAGATCGTCAAGGGGCTAATCCGTCCAAACGAACGTCTTGTCGAGCTCGATCTTGCCGAGCGTCTCGGCGTCAGTCGGACGCCGGTGCGCGAGAGCCTCAAGCGCCTTTCCGCCGAGGGTCTCATTCATGGCGGACGCCATCACCTGGTCGTACGCGAGCACGCGCCCGAAGAAATTCGCGAGATCTATGAATCGCGCGCCGCACTCGAGGGCTATGCCTCGCGCTTGGCGGCTATGCGAGCGACGCAAAATGAGATCGACACGATTGGTTCGTTCCACGAAACCGACGTTAAAAAACTCGTGCGCTCGCCGCGCGAGCACATCGTCGACGTCAACGATCGCTTTCACGATGCGATCATCGAAGCCGCGCACAATGCGCGCCTGCTCGATTTGATCCGCCGCAATCGCGAATTCTATTTCAACTATCGCATCGCTCGCATGTACACCGACCCTGAAGCCGAGAATTCGCTTGAGGGGCATTCGGCGATCTTTCGTGCCATCGAAAGCCGCAATCCGGATGCGGCCGAGGAAGCGACACGCGCGCATGTGATGCAAGCGCTCGAAGTCACCCTCTGCAAACTGCGCGCTAATTGA